TATCACTTATTGTCGGCGGAATTGGTATTATGAATATGATGTTGGTATCAGTAACGGAACGAACGACAGAAATCGGTCTTAGGAAGGCTCTTGGAGCAGAGCCCTCGCAGATTCAATTGCAGTTCCTTATTGAATCAATATTTATTTCCCTGTTTGGAGGGATCCTGGGATTGCTCATTGGCATGTCCATAGCTTTTGCTGCTTCTATTCTAATGAAATTCACTTTTGTAATGACGGCCTGGACAATAATCCTTGCAGTTGGCTTTTCGGCAGCGGTGGGTATAATTTTTGGCTTAGCTCCGGCAAGAAAGGCGAGCAGACTTAATCCCATCGATGCCCTTAGACATGTGTAGAAATACTGTATTGAGCTTGATAACTTATTGACAATTTCCTCTTCCCAAATCATTGTATATTTATACAACGATTTAAGAGAAAGAGGCAGTTATTATGAAAACAATAGCTATTGCATGTAAAACCCTTGCCGAAGAAGAATTATGGCTTAAAGAAGACACAGCGGCTCATGAAGATCATGCTGAAAGGGTATGAAAAACTAAGGCTTATTGAAACAGTGGCCTATCAATTAAATGATGTTACGGAAACAACCCAAGAGATTGCCCAAACATCAGAATTGGAACATGAGGTTATCACTGGCACCCTGAGGCTTGTTTATAAAGCTTTTCAGAGGGAATGGGACGATGAATTTACTGTTGTCGAATCAGGTGAGGATGTGGGATTTAAACATGTTGGACTGGACCTTTCCTAGGAATATAAGTTATTTGTGAATCTTCCCTGACCCCTTGTCAGGGAAGATTATTTTTGCT
This Desulfosporosinus orientis DSM 765 DNA region includes the following protein-coding sequences:
- a CDS encoding DUF1638 domain-containing protein; the encoded protein is MKIMLKGYEKLRLIETVAYQLNDVTETTQEIAQTSELEHEVITGTLRLVYKAFQREWDDEFTVVESGEDVGFKHVGLDLS